The window TTCTGCTACCGATTTTGATTTTTGCGACATATTCATCTTCCGAGTATAGCAAAGGCCAAAGGGCCCCAAATTTTTGGGGCGCTTTGAGCCCCCAAAATGGTTGAGCCGCCGATGCGAAGTGGCATATAGTCGAACATGCAGCACGACCATTAAATTTAGAAACTCTACGATatatcatgtatgcatgtatcataatgcataaaATGGTAGTAGAAGATAAATGGCGAAATATTGCATACTATATCCTAATGGAGCCCAGACACGTTTAGTTTCAACCAGGAACAACAGAGTATTTGCATCGCGTTGTTGACATTTAGGACGTAAATAAACACAGACAATTTCGAGAAGACTTGGCGGATTATATCTTCTATGGTAACAATAACGACAACGAATagcattgtaattttttttttttttttttgaatttggacgttatttatttatttatttttgaatttgcatgttatgtgtaatttaatttctatgttaattttaatctttaaaaattattgtatgttatttataatttttaaacattatgttttatttattatgttatattttaaaaatatttgtctaaattaaaaaaaaaaaaaagaaattcgaaaaaaataaaaaataaattagaaaatggaaaaaaaaaaattggtgttaTAACAAGATACAACATGGTGACCATTTCCCCACTTAATGTTATAACACCATTGATGATGTGGCATGTGATATGCCACCAAAATGGTGTTATATCTAATTGACACGCCTAATAATCTTAAAAGAACATGTCAACTTTTTTCAAAGGGCGCTGATATTTCCACCGCTTGTTTTCATCCATCCACAGACTTTATTAATAATTGACAATTATACCCTTTACTTAATTGTATAgtgtattttaatttaattattcctAGGCTTTTTAGGGTTGTTTCAGTTTCCAAACGAAGACGCAACCCACAACACGTTCATGAGGCTCAAATCTTCCTCATTTCGCTGCAATCTAATGAATTCACCTGGAATGTAGTGACCAGCAGCTATGCTTCACATTTTCCTTCCGAAACTATGTTGGTTCCACCGGTGATCAATCGGTTCAATATTTCCGGCAAACACTAGCAGAACCGGCAGCAACGAACCAGTTCGTAGATCCCCCTTTTTCTCTGATTTGGATTTTCCGACGGTTTTTCCCTTTTCGCCGATTTCTCAGATCCATTACCATTACGCTGGTTTACAAGTAACCTGAATGTGCGTGACATTTCCGGGTTGGACCAGAAGTTGTCTGTGAAGTAGTTTGTTAAGTTTGTAGGACTTTATTTCGGAGCCCCGATGATGCAATTGTTTAGCAGATTGATGTTCAGTAGTTTAAAATGGCGTCTGTGTCAAGGTAGATAACACGCCTAACACACTCGATTCAAGTATATCACCCAAATAATTTAGAGCGTAGTTCAACGGGTTCTCGAGGGCCACACAAAATCTTCACGAAAAATGTTTCTAGTCAGTCGTGTTAAGACTAAATCTCTCCGGTCAATGCATTCTGGTCCTTCAGACACACATAGGGCCGAAGATGGTTGAAGATTGCAACATCAAATTAAGGAGGAAAGTGGAAGAACGaggtttgtgaggaagaagaagcgtcgggtttaaaaataattaaatttctaaatatagtttatatttaataaaGGGTATAATTGTCAAATAACTATCAAGTTACGtggatgaataaaaaaaatatgtggaAGAATCACCTCCCTTTTTTAAAAACACCGAAACTCCCAAAAATGGTTACATAATGCAATTAATGCATGATTTGATTGCATTTGTCACGAGCAAATACTTTTCTTCTTCTATCACGCTTCGAGAGGGACTTTCAAAATAATGCAATCGAGCTTTCTAATGGATTAAATAGCTCAAGGCCAGGCCTCGTCATGATATGACTCATTCAATAGTGGATTAATGTATTTGGATAATTATATCCTACTTGCATGTCCCTTCTTTTGCAGTATATATATGTATCGATCGGTGATTGTTCTTTGTCAAATATTTTAGGCTACACAGTCATAAAaaagaagagactaattaaagcatttttctcttctttcttttaagaaaaaaaaatggagTATGATAAGTCTATTGTAACTATCTTGATTCCCATACTCAGTTTACTTGTCTCATTGAATTACATACCATGCAAAGCTCAGCTTTCTTCCACCTTTTacgatgacacatgccctaatgCACTCAGCACTATTAGAACTTCTATTGGTGCTGCGGTGACAAGTGACCGTCGCATGGCAGCCTCTCTCATTCGCCTTCACTTTCACGATTGTTTCGTTCAGGTTCATTTTGTTTCTTAATTAAATCTCTCTCACACACATGCACTTCTTCcatatatgcatatatgcatggtGCTTCTATTTATACATCAGATCATGTAAGTTTTGCAGGGTTGTGATGCATCAATATTACTAGAAGTTGCCCCAAGTGAAAAGGATGCATTTAGGAACGGAGGTGTGAGGGGCTATGAAGTTATAGATGATGCAAAAGCTGCTGTCGAGAGCGTATGTCCTGGCATTGTTTCTTGTGCAGATGTACTTGCTGTCGCTGCTCGTGATGCTTCTGTAGAGGTAATATATGGCAAAAGCTTTTATATGATGTACATAAATAAAGATTCATAGAATCTGCAATTTCGACTGGTAATtaaattaattagtttttttttatgtctGAAATTAATACGTAGGTGGGTGGTCCTTCATGGTCAGTAAGGCTTGGAAGAAGAGATTCTCTAACAACAAACCCAGATGAAGCTAACAATATTCTTCCATTAGGTAGTATGGGTTTAGATGTACTCATTCCAATCTTTGCTCAAAAGTCACTCAGCGTAAGAGACATGGTTGCTCTTTCAGGTAATGATCACTTACatctatatattttaattaaatatatcTTCCTGACAGATGAAATGAAAACATGTTTGTTACATAATACTTATACTTGTTGTCATGCAGGGGCTCATACAATAGGGCAAGCAAGATGCGTTACGTTTAGGGCGAGGATATACGCCAACGACTCAAACATAGATCCTGAATTTGCTAGTAACCTTAGGACCAACTGTCCGCAGACTGGAGGCGACGGGAACTTGGAGCGACTTGATTTGGTGACACCAAATACATTTGACGTCAACTACTTCAGGAATCTTTTGGAAAGAAGGGGTCTTCTAACATCAGACCAGGCACTGTTTAATGGAGATTCAACTGATAGCATCGTACAAGAGTACGTCGACAACCCTGCTTTATTTGAATCTGATTTTGCTGCTGCGATGGTTAGGATGGGAGACCTTGATCCCCTTACCGGTGCTAATGGGGAGATAAGGACTCTTTGCACTGCTCTCAATTAAGAAAGAAGAATAGTGATGTACGTAATGATCAATGTATAATAATATTTCAAACCTAATAAAACTATCCACTACGTACTATAAGAATTTTCTTCATTTGATTTATTCTTAGAGTAAATTATGCAAATGATCCTCGTGGTTCGGTAATGTGCGCTTAGTCCCTATTTTTTTTCTTAACTCGGACGGTCTTTAGCATGTAATTTTTCTTTGCGCGTTTAGTCCCTGTTTTAGATTGTATtaccctttttatttttttttaatttgttaattatttatttattaaaaatgaatGGGTCCCACCCCTTACCTTCACCCTTCCCATGTCTCTTACACCTCATTCCCGAGTTCAACTTACCGAGAGAAAGGAAAGTAAATGgatggaaatgagaagaaaataaaagaaattaatgtTTCCAAATTTTATTAAAGGGGGGAAGTGGAGGGAAATGAGAGGATCATTTTCCCTCCTAACTAAGCAtaccctagaagcttggatctatgagttggagcctttgcatggctcaaaacaagtctgtatggaaaaaggactgaatggactcagcgagtcacaaggttgactcggcaagtcacatgaagatggtcgtgaactcaacgagttggatgaacaactcggcgagtccaatgaagattgccataaactcgacgagttgaagaacaactcggcgagtcggatgagttttctattggatatgtatgtgtgtgtatccgtcgggttgcaaggagggaactcgacgggtggccttaaagtttgaaaGAGAATCAAAAGAACCCGACGAGTCACcccaatgactcggcgagttggattgtactccaagggtactcggcgagttggggttaacatggactgttgaccttgactgagggatttgactttgaccagggtttgactagtgggttatggagtaccttataaggttaaaacTTACGAGTATATTGtattatgataataggtggtggagccggtgtcaagTTTATTGGagccagtgtggtattggtattttgggggtagctcattaagccctcgggcttacagttttcagtttattgtttcaggtacttcaggagatcatggaaaggcaaaggcatgaccgtaccgctcctcatccttatgtaatgatttttgggacactctgatggaaaatgatatgaaaacattttgtaaacaatgctatttgatttttatttatgattgaaaaagtttaaatttggtgtaaaatttgTGGATGTCACATAAAAGCAATTAAGTTTTAAAAATATAGGAAAAACTCAGGTACCATAAActcttttcttgaatatgattgTGACAACTATTGTTCATATGCCTGCAAAAACATAGTTCAAAGAGACAAGGGATTCTTTGATTCTTAATGACTAGTTAAGTTTTCCTAGAAGCATGTCACATCATATTGCCCAAAGCTTCATCAAAT of the Lactuca sativa cultivar Salinas unplaced genomic scaffold, Lsat_Salinas_v11 Lsat_1_v11_unplaced_84, whole genome shotgun sequence genome contains:
- the LOC128129571 gene encoding basic peroxidase-like, which produces MEYDKSIVTILIPILSLLVSLNYIPCKAQLSSTFYDDTCPNALSTIRTSIGAAVTSDRRMAASLIRLHFHDCFVQGCDASILLEVAPSEKDAFRNGGVRGYEVIDDAKAAVESVCPGIVSCADVLAVAARDASVEVGGPSWSVRLGRRDSLTTNPDEANNILPLGSMGLDVLIPIFAQKSLSVRDMVALSGAHTIGQARCVTFRARIYANDSNIDPEFASNLRTNCPQTGGDGNLERLDLVTPNTFDVNYFRNLLERRGLLTSDQALFNGDSTDSIVQEYVDNPALFESDFAAAMVRMGDLDPLTGANGEIRTLCTALN